In Cupriavidus taiwanensis, the following are encoded in one genomic region:
- a CDS encoding Lrp/AsnC ligand binding domain-containing protein, producing MRTSRQPQRTLDRLDRKILTALQSDGRMSMKDLAEAVGLTITPCIERVKRLERDGVIMGYYARLNPALLGSALLVFVEISLGNKSGNMFEQFRREVLRIPEVLECHLVSGDFDYLIKARIREIGEYRRLLGDILLQLPGAAQSKSYVVMEEIKETLAISVEEKSQPA from the coding sequence ATGAGAACGAGTCGCCAGCCGCAGCGCACCCTCGACCGGCTCGACCGCAAGATCCTGACCGCGCTGCAGAGCGACGGCAGGATGTCGATGAAAGACCTGGCCGAGGCGGTCGGGCTGACCATCACGCCGTGCATCGAGCGCGTCAAGCGCCTGGAGCGCGATGGTGTCATCATGGGCTACTACGCACGGCTCAACCCGGCACTGCTGGGCAGCGCGCTGCTGGTGTTCGTCGAGATCTCGCTGGGCAACAAGTCGGGCAATATGTTCGAGCAGTTCCGCCGCGAGGTGCTGCGTATTCCGGAAGTGCTGGAATGCCACCTGGTGTCGGGCGATTTCGACTACCTGATCAAGGCGCGCATCCGCGAGATCGGCGAGTACCGCCGGCTGCTGGGCGATATCCTGCTGCAGCTGCCGGGCGCGGCGCAGTCGAAGAGCTATGTGGTGATGGAAGAGATCAAGGAGACACTGGCCATCTCGGTCGAGGAGAAGAGCCAGCCAGCGTGA
- a CDS encoding PA0069 family radical SAM protein — protein MERPPPKLKSPGGATRREPDPDAQAPQAGVRPPAARKGRGAVSNLQGRFERDQREAFDDGWGPVPEDPAAAPEAVPGGGDDAPLPPLRTEVHLERARSVLTRNASPDVPFDVSLNPYRGCEHGCIYCFARPTHAYLDLSPGLDFETQLYAKTNAAERLRETLARPSYRCETIALGVNTDAYQPIEREQRITRQLLEVLHECDHPVALITKSSLIERDIDLLAPMAARRLAVAALTITTLDAGIARTLEPRAATPARRLRTIRTLTDAGIPVGVSIAPVIPFITEPDLERVLEAAREAGAVYANYIVLRLPWEVRPLFEEWLQAHFPDRAERVMNRVRDMREGKAYDASFATRMRGTGVWADLLRQRFYKAAERLGFRYNRFELDTSRFRPPAAGPSGKDDPQGSLF, from the coding sequence ATGGAGCGCCCCCCGCCCAAACTCAAATCCCCCGGCGGCGCCACGCGGCGCGAGCCCGACCCGGACGCGCAGGCGCCGCAGGCCGGCGTGCGCCCGCCCGCGGCGCGCAAGGGCCGCGGCGCCGTCAGCAACCTGCAGGGGCGTTTCGAGCGCGACCAGCGCGAAGCGTTCGACGATGGCTGGGGCCCCGTGCCGGAAGACCCCGCCGCGGCACCCGAGGCCGTGCCGGGTGGTGGCGACGACGCGCCGTTGCCGCCGCTGCGCACCGAAGTCCATCTCGAGCGCGCGCGTTCCGTGCTGACGCGCAATGCCTCGCCCGACGTCCCGTTCGACGTTTCGCTCAATCCCTACCGCGGCTGCGAGCATGGCTGCATCTATTGCTTCGCGCGGCCGACGCATGCCTACCTGGACCTGTCGCCGGGGCTGGATTTCGAAACCCAGCTCTATGCCAAGACCAATGCCGCCGAGCGCCTGCGCGAAACGCTGGCGCGGCCGTCATACCGCTGCGAGACCATTGCGCTGGGCGTCAACACCGACGCATACCAGCCGATCGAGCGCGAACAGCGCATCACGCGCCAGTTGCTGGAAGTGCTGCACGAATGCGACCACCCGGTGGCGCTGATCACCAAGTCATCGCTGATCGAGCGCGATATCGACCTGCTCGCGCCGATGGCGGCCAGGCGGCTGGCGGTGGCGGCGCTGACCATCACCACGCTCGACGCCGGCATTGCGCGCACGCTCGAACCGCGCGCGGCGACGCCGGCGCGGCGGCTGCGCACCATCCGCACGCTGACCGACGCCGGCATCCCGGTCGGCGTCAGCATCGCCCCGGTGATTCCCTTCATCACCGAACCCGACCTGGAGCGCGTGCTGGAAGCGGCGCGCGAGGCGGGCGCCGTCTATGCGAACTATATTGTGCTGCGGCTGCCGTGGGAGGTCCGGCCGCTGTTCGAGGAATGGCTGCAGGCGCACTTCCCGGACCGCGCCGAACGCGTCATGAACCGCGTGCGGGACATGCGCGAAGGCAAAGCCTACGATGCCAGCTTTGCCACGCGCATGCGCGGGACCGGCGTGTGGGCGGACTTGCTGCGCCAGCGCTTCTACAAGGCCGCCGAACGGCTCGGCTTCCGCTACAACCGGTTTGAACTGGATACTTCCCGTTTCCGCCCGCCGGCGGCGGGCCCCAGCGGCAAGGACGATCCGCAGGGTTCACTGTTCTGA